A segment of the Superficieibacter sp. HKU1 genome:
CTATCAAATCGGAATTCACAAATAAGCTGATTAGTTTCAGCCAGTTTCACCATTTGTGGCAGCGTCAGTTCAACCAGCGTTGTTGCCATCTCTTCATTAATCCCGAGACGGAACATGGCTGACGGTTTGTCCTGACTAATCAGACGTTGAGCAAGGAGCAAGTATGACAGGTTGATGTCATAAATATGTTTTAGCAACTCGGATGTATGCATTTTACCCATCCAGCATAACCAACCATTGTTTTATGCGGCATAACCGCACCCCGTGATGTCGCCGGGAAAGTCCCGGTAAAAAAGAAAAGGTCAAAATGCATAGTTGTACTTAGATGCTACCGCAGTGGAAAAGTCTCTTTGTGGTGGACTATGTCATCAGAAACATGTTAAAGAATTCTTACAAATGTCTAAGATTTTTCCTAATTCGCCGCAACTTTACTCGTCAGCCTTATCACATACAACGAGTCACCGCCGTGATTTTAGGAACTATGTGATCGACATCACATAATGTACGCAAATATTAATCATAAATCCATCAATACCGATTATTAGTTGATGTATTTTTATGCATTTCTTCCGCTTACCTGTTCCCGCAAGACTGGCGGACAGGTCTGAAAGCGAAATAACATTATGTTAATTTTCTCAATGTCGCCATGCAGAATGAAAAAAATAAATTCCGTCTCTATTGTAGAAACTTATGCATAAAAAAACATGCATAAACATAAGCTTAGTATTTAATGTAACAAAAATAATTGCCATACGTAATTATCGCTCAAATGTTAATTTTGCAGCAATTAATTAACATTAAATGATAATAGTTTTCATATACGCACAACGTTCGCGCCTATTTTAGGGTTATTGCTGTCCATAAATGCATTTTATAAGAATAATTAATGAATAGTTTGACGCGCGGCGCAAACGGCAGCCTGAACCCTTGAAGTGAACGAATAAATGGAGTAATGAAAGAAGATAGCCCGGTTTTATGCGTCTGAAAGGAGGTCCGATGCGTTATCAACACCTGCTTGTGGCGGTTGCCGCTACCCCGGAAAGCCATCGTCTGGTAGCAAAGGCCGTCTCAATTGCCCGCCCGCTTAATGCGCGTGTCAGTCTTATCACCCTCGCCACTGACCCCGAGATGTACAATCATTTTGCTGCGCCAATGATGGAAAATCTTCGTGACGTGATTCAGGAAGAGACCCGGCAATTTTTAAGCGATATCGCGCAGCATATGGATTACCCCATTGCCGAAACCATTATTGCCTCCGGTGAATTGAGTGAACATATCAAAGATTTTTGCCGCACGCGGCAGGTAGATTTAGTCGTCTGCGGCAATCACAACCACAGCTTTTTTTCTCGGGCGACCTGCTCGGCCAAAAATGTGATTGGCAATACGCATGTGGATGTCCTGCTGGTGGCGCTGGAATAAAAAAGGCCCGGCAGCACGCGCTGCCGGGCCAGAGAGTTACGTTATTCAGGCCAGCTTCGGAAATGTCGCCACTTTATGTTGCAGCTGACTCTCTTCGCTGCGTGGCGCGATCTGCTTTAGGTCGCGAATAAACCTCTCCTGCCAGTGATTGATATCGTTCTTATGAATAACATCCATCATTTCAGCATGACGAGAAATACGCTCGGCCAGCGGCATATTCAGCGCGCGGTGTAACGCCGCCGCCACCTCATCCCGATCGTAAGGATTCACAATCAGTGCCGAGGTCAGCTCGTTCGCCGCGCCGGCGAATTGCGAAAGCACCAGCACGCCAGGGTTTGCCGGATCCTGCGCAGCCACGTACTCTTTTGCCACCAGATTCATACCGTCGCGCAGCGGCGTAACCAGACCGACATCCGAATAGCGGAAAACTTTCATCAGCAGTTTCCGATCGAAGTGCTGATTCAGATAATACAGCGGGGTCCAGCCCAGTTGTCCGTAACGTCCATTGATTCGCCCCGACAAATTTTCCAGCTGATGACGAATATCCTGATACGCCTGCACTTCACCACGTGAGGTGGGCGCTATCTGCGTGTAGCGGATTTTACCGTGATGCTCCGGGTATTTTTCCAGCAGCGTTTCATAGGCCATGAAGCGCTCCGGCAAGCCTTTGGAGTAATCCAGACGCTCAACGGAGAAAATGTTCTGGACATTCTTCAGTTCGTTTTTAAGCTGCGCCAGCTTCGGCGGCAGCGGACCGGTGGCCTGACGCGCGATTTCTTCAGGCTCAATACCAATCGGGTAGACTTCGGTACGGAAGTTTTTGCCCCACGCGGTATGGGTATTGCCATCGCGGGTGGTCAGACGCGTTTGCGCCGCGACGCATTCAAGGAATGCCTGACGGTCATTTTCAGTCTGGAAGCCCAGCAGATCGTAATCGCATAATTGTTCCAGCAGTTCAGCATTCGGTGGCAGCGCGTTGAAAATTTCCGGCGTCGGGAAAGGGATATGCAGGAAGAAACCAATTTGATTGTGAATGTTTCTTTTGCGCAGTTCACTGGCGAAGGGAAGCAGATGGTAATCATGGATCCACAGGATGTCATCGTTTTCTACCAGCGGCACCAGCTTGTCTGCCAGCAGTGAATTGACGCGCTGATAGCCTTCCCACGCGTCCCGCTGAAAGTTGACTAAATCGAGGCGGTAGTGAAACGCGGGCCACAGCACGGCGTTGGAAAACTGGCTGTAGTAATGTTCATAGTCCTGTTCGCTCAGATTAAATGAGGCCCAGGTAATGTTGCCTTTACTGACGGTCTTTAGAGGCTGGTCTTCGTTACCTACCTCCCCGCTCCAGCCAAACCACAGACCGCCTGCAGCTTTTAACGCGCCGAGAACCCCTACCGCCAGGCCACCGGCGCTGGCCTTCTTATCATCGGGCGGGGCAATACGATTAGATACTACGACTAAGCGACTCATGGCCATCTCTCCTGTCTGTTAGCGCTTTTTCTTGTAATAGTTGGTTATCAGCAATAGTTTGTAGCCACTGATGCACATCGGCGACACTCGCCAGACGCCACTGCGCCTGGGTTGCCCCCGGTCCTACTTTGATGGAAATCCCGTTGAGCTGGTTAACCACCCGGAACCCGGCTTCATCAGTGAGATCGTCACCCACGAAGACCGGCGTCCTACCGCGAAAAGGTGCTTCCTGCATAAAGGCAGCAATCGCTTCACCTTTGCTAATCCCCTGCGGTTTTAATTCGACAACACATTTACCCGGCTGGAGTGCCAGCTGCGGATACAGTCCCACAATACCTTGCGCCAGCGCCATAATGCGCTCTTCAAACTGCGGTGCCTGACGATAGTGCAGCGCAAACGCCATGCCTTTCGCCTCAAGCTCGCAGCCTGGCATCACCGCCAGGGCGGTGGTCAATTGATCGTTAAGCGTATGCACAACGTCCGCAGGCAGTTCTACGGTGTGCGTCTTACCATGAAAATCACGTCGCTGCGCGCCGTGCACCCCGGCAAGCGGAAAATGCAGCGGACTGGCGAGCGCGTCGAGTTCGGCCATAGAGCGCCCGGAGACCAGAGCCACCGCGCCCTCATTTTTCTCTGCCAGCAATTGCAGCGCGCTACGAACCTCGGAGGTCAGGAATACCTGATCCGGGTGCGGTTTGATTTCAGCGAGAGTACCATCGAGGTCAAAGAACCAGGCGTGATTTCCTTTAAGTACAGGCGGTACAGATAACTGGTCAGCCACCCTGATTTCCTCCTTACATTTACAGCCCAAAGCGGGTAATTAATCAAACGTTAGCAATGTAAGTATAGACAGTGTGACCAGCCTCGCCATTTTCAAATGAAAACGCCAGCGACATTGGCCGCTGGCGTCAGGTTAGAAGTAGACTTAAAAGTTAGGGCAATTTATCAGACGGTACGTTTCGCTTTTTGTTTGTAGCGGTCAAAGATCACCGCCGCCAGCAGGATCAGACCCCGCACCACATATTGCGAGAACGGCGAAATGTTAAGCAGGTTCATGGCATTCTCCACGGTGCCGAGAATTAAGATCCCCGCCACCACGTAAGAAATCTTACCAATTCCCCCTTTCAGCGAGACGCCGCCAAGCACGCAGGCAGAAATAA
Coding sequences within it:
- the flhD gene encoding flagellar transcriptional regulator FlhD: MHTSELLKHIYDINLSYLLLAQRLISQDKPSAMFRLGINEEMATTLVELTLPQMVKLAETNQLICEFRFDSHETINRLTQDSRVDDLQQIHTGILLSTRLLSDAGQAAAARKKRA
- the uspC gene encoding universal stress protein UspC → MRYQHLLVAVAATPESHRLVAKAVSIARPLNARVSLITLATDPEMYNHFAAPMMENLRDVIQEETRQFLSDIAQHMDYPIAETIIASGELSEHIKDFCRTRQVDLVVCGNHNHSFFSRATCSAKNVIGNTHVDVLLVALE
- the otsA gene encoding alpha,alpha-trehalose-phosphate synthase, giving the protein MSRLVVVSNRIAPPDDKKASAGGLAVGVLGALKAAGGLWFGWSGEVGNEDQPLKTVSKGNITWASFNLSEQDYEHYYSQFSNAVLWPAFHYRLDLVNFQRDAWEGYQRVNSLLADKLVPLVENDDILWIHDYHLLPFASELRKRNIHNQIGFFLHIPFPTPEIFNALPPNAELLEQLCDYDLLGFQTENDRQAFLECVAAQTRLTTRDGNTHTAWGKNFRTEVYPIGIEPEEIARQATGPLPPKLAQLKNELKNVQNIFSVERLDYSKGLPERFMAYETLLEKYPEHHGKIRYTQIAPTSRGEVQAYQDIRHQLENLSGRINGRYGQLGWTPLYYLNQHFDRKLLMKVFRYSDVGLVTPLRDGMNLVAKEYVAAQDPANPGVLVLSQFAGAANELTSALIVNPYDRDEVAAALHRALNMPLAERISRHAEMMDVIHKNDINHWQERFIRDLKQIAPRSEESQLQHKVATFPKLA
- the otsB gene encoding trehalose-phosphatase, with the translated sequence MADQLSVPPVLKGNHAWFFDLDGTLAEIKPHPDQVFLTSEVRSALQLLAEKNEGAVALVSGRSMAELDALASPLHFPLAGVHGAQRRDFHGKTHTVELPADVVHTLNDQLTTALAVMPGCELEAKGMAFALHYRQAPQFEERIMALAQGIVGLYPQLALQPGKCVVELKPQGISKGEAIAAFMQEAPFRGRTPVFVGDDLTDEAGFRVVNQLNGISIKVGPGATQAQWRLASVADVHQWLQTIADNQLLQEKALTDRRDGHESLSRSI